TGTGCGGGGCCTTGGCAGATTACCGGGCAGTGAGAATGTAATAAAGGAGTCCTGATCGATTTGTCGGTACAAGGGGAAAGGGATGAGCCGATTTATTACGGCGATCCTGCGGTCACCGGCGGTGTCTCCGTCTTTGTCGACGGCTTTGACGATTTATTTAGTTACGAGGGAGACGATTTGGGGCTGAGCTACACGCCGGAACGCTCCGCTTTCCGGCTATGGGCGCCTACCTCCCAGGAGGCGCAATTGGTGCTGTATGATTCCTGGCAGGGGGAAGCCTCTGCCGTAATGCCGATGACCCGCGATATCGGGGGAACCTGGATACTGACGGTAAAAGGCGATCTGGAAGGCAAATTCTATACGTACCGCGTATGGATTGAAGACCGGTGGAACGAAGCCGTCGATCCTTATGCGAGGGCGGTGGGCGTCAACGGCGACCGCGGCGCCATCCTTGATCTCCGCAAGACGGACCCGCTGCGCTGGACCGAGGACAAACCGCCGTTTGACGATCCCGTGGACGCCGTTATCTATGAGCTGCATCTGAGGGATTTGTCGGTTCATCCGGCCGGCGGCATCCGGCAGAAAGGCGGATTTGCCGGCCTTGCCGAGAGCGGTACACGGGGACCGGCGGGGATTCTTACTGGGCTGGACCATATCGCGGACCTTGGCGTCACACATGTGCAGCTGCTGCCGGTTAGTGACTATGCCACCGAAAGCGTAGACGAAACGAAGCTGGGCGAGCCGCATTATAACTGGGGCTACGACCCGAAGAACTATAATGTTCCCGAAGGCTCCTACGCGACCGATCCCTTCGTTCCGGGAGTCCGGATAAAGGAGTTCAAGCGCCTGGTTCAGACGCTGCATGACCGCGGCCTGCGGGTTATTATGGACGTTGTCTACAATCACGTCTACAACGGCTACCGCGCGCACTTCACGAAGCTTGTTCCGGGCTACTATCTGCGCTACAAGGCGGACGGGACACTGTCGAACGGCTCGGGCTGCGGCAACGACTGCGCCACCGAGCGCCAAATGATGTCCCGCTTTATTGCCGACTCCGTGCTGTACTGGGCCAAGGAGTATCATATTGACGGCTTCCGCTTCGATCTGATGGGCCTGATCGATACCGGCACGATGACGGAGATTCGGCGGCGGCTTGATGAACTTGATCCTTCGATCCTGACGATCGGGGAAGGCTGGGTTATGGATACGGGGCTTGCCCCGGAACGCCGGGCGAACCAGCATAACAGCTCTCTGCTGCCGAGGATCGGGCAATTCAACGACGGTTTTCGTGATGCGGTAAAGGGAAGCATCTTTCTGCATCACCGCAAAGGCTTCATCAGCGGCGGGGGCGGTAACGAGACCGGAGTCATGGCAGGCGTCGCCGGCGGCATCTCCTACGGGCCGGGCATCGGGCAGTTCGCCCAGGAGCCGCAGCAGTGCGTCAATTATGTCGAATGCCACGATAATCATACGCTGTGGGACAAATTGCTGCTGTCAACGGAAGGGGCCGGGGACGAGGAACGCCGCAGCATGCACCGGCTCGCTTCCGCCATGGTGCTGACGAGCCAGGGTATCCCTTTACTGCATGCCGGCCAGGAGTTTATGCGGACGAAGAACGGTGTGGAGAACAGCTATAACAGCCCGGTGGAACTCAACCGGCTTGACTGGGAACGATGCGCCGAGCGCCAGGATGACGTTGCCTATATGAAGAGATTGATTGCCCTGCGCAAGGAACATCCGGCGTTTCGGCTGCGGAGCGCGGAGGCGATCCAGGCCAGCCTCGTCTTCGAGCGGGCTCCGGGCGGCACGGTGGCGTTTACGCTGCGGAATCATGCCGGAGGCGATTCGGCGAGCCACATTTACGTGCTCTATAAAGCGAATATTGGCGAAATCCCGGTGACGCTTCCGAAGCTGGGGGAATGGCAGCCGCTGCTGGGCGAGCAAGGGATCGTTCTGCTGAATAAAGAACAGCTTATTGTCCGTGGTATCGGAATGACGGTGCTGGCGGTGAAGTAAGGTTTTATAAGGATGATATTTAAGTTGCAAAGAGGAGCGGCGGGTCTCGAAAGAGCCCGCTTTTTCAAAATATCAGGTTAAGGATAAGCTTCGCGCTTATCCTTAACCTGATATTTTTACGAGAAACGGATGCCTTCCTCTTCCAGAGGACGGCGAAGCCGTTTCTTCTTATTTGTATATTAAAAGGCGAAGCGTTGCAAAGGGAGTTGGCGCCCGTTGCAAACGGAAGGAAGTCCAATAATTCGGGGACAACCCCGCCTATTGGAATTTACAGGGAACTCCTCCCGCTTATTCTCCGATAATAAAACATCTCAGTCCCTGACCGGGAAAAGCTCCAGCTTAATTCCCGATTCTCAATTCCTTCCGGCTAAAACGGGAAAATTAGAGGGAGCTTTTCCCTCCCAAGTCTGGCAAAGACCTCTTTCAAGCAGAATAAGGTGGATAATTTCCGCTTTGTTCGCCATTCCGCTCCCTCATTTAAAGCCTGCTCTGATGAAGCCCTATGCCATTGTGTTCCTTGCACAGCGGGAACAGCTTCTTTTCCGGCTGCCGGTACAGCCGGTTGTACGCCTTTTTGAGATTTAACAAAAATGAGCAGCGAATGTAATCGTTTCCTGTCTCTCCATCTTGATTTGCCGCCTTGACATAGAGTCAAATTGATTTAAATTTGAAATTTCTGTGATAATGGCAAAATGATCTTCTCGATTTGCCCAAAAGGTGACATTGCTCACGTTCGGATACGGAAAGCGGATGGTACTATGTAGTCACTTATTACTTCTAATTTTAAATGTGGCGGACAACCATACAGCACGGGCAAGCGCCCGGGCGTGGCCTGCCGCTTCGCTGCTTTACAGCGTCATACGAATGGGCGCTCGGTAGGGACTGAAGTCCTTGGTGTAAGCGGCATCTAGAATAAATCGCCGGCCGGTCCGGCGAAAATCAAAGAAGACACGGAGGATGACAGGGATGGGCAAATCTACGGGATTTTTGGAATACCAGCGTGTAACGCCTTCGGAATGCGAAGCGCTTGAGCGGATCAAGAACTGGAACGAATTTTCGGTTCCTATGGAAGAGGAGAAGCTGCGCGAGCAGGCTGCGCGCTGCATGGACTGCGGAACGCCGTTTTGCCATGTGGGCCGGCTGCTGTCGGGGATGGCTTCTGGCTGTCCGCTGCATAATCTGATTCCGGAATGGAACGATATGGTATATAAAGGGAACTGGGAAGTAGCGCTGAAACGGCTGCAGAAGAGTAATAACTTCCCCGAATTCACAAGCCGGGTATGTCCTTCGCCTTGTGAGGGCGCTTGTACGGTGGGAATGAACGGCCTGCCCGTAACGATCCGTTCGATTGAGAAAGCGATCGTGGATAAAGGCTTCGAAGAAGGCTGGATCAAGCCGGAGCCCCCGCTTACCCGCACCGGCAAGAGCGTGGCAGTCGTCGGCTCCGGTCCTTCGGGACTGGCGTGCGCGGCGCAGCTCAACAAAGCGGGCCACACGGTTACCGTATATGAACGGGCCGACCGGATCGGCGGACTGCTGACCTACGGCATCCCTAATATGAAGCTCGACAAGAAGAAAGTGCAGCGCCGGGTTGATCTGCTTGAGGCCGAAGGAATCACCTTCGTGACCGGCACGGAAATTGGCAAGGATATTTCGGCCGAGGAACTGAAAGCGAAGCACGATGCGGTTGTACTGTGCGCCGGTTCGACCAAAGCCCGGGATCTTCAGGCTGAAGGACGGGAGTTGTCCGGAATTTACCAGGCGATGGAATTCCTGACGCTGAATACGAAGAGTCTGCTGGACTCGGAGCTTGCGGATGGAGAATACTTGTCTGCCGCCGGCAAAGACGTTGTCGTCATCGGCGGCGGCGATACCGGAACCGACTGCGTGGCAACCTCCCTTCGCCATGGCTGCAAGAGCGTGGTGCAATTGGAGATCATGCCGCAAGCGCCGCTTACCCGCCAGCCGAACAACCCGTGGCCGGAATATCCGAAGGTGCTTAAAGTGGATTACGGCCAGGTGGAAGCCAAGGCAGTGTATCAGGAAGATCCGCGGCGCTATCTTGTTTCGACAAAGCGTTTTGTCGGGGATGAGAACGGACATGTGAAGGAACTGCACACGGTACGGCTCGAATGGGTACGGAATGAAGAAGGCCGAATGGTGCCGAGAGAAGTACCGGGCAGCGAAGAGGTTATCCCTGCGCAGCTCGTACTGCTCGCGCTGGGCTTTACTGGACCGGAGGAGACGGTAGCCAGCCAGTTAGGTCTGGAGCTCGACGAGCGTTCCAACATCAAGGCGGAATACGGAGTTCACTCGACGAATGTGGAAGGCGTCTTTGCGGCCGGCGACATGCGCCGCGGACAGAGCCTTGTCGTATGGGCCATCAGCGAAGGCCGCCAGGCCGCCCGCGAAGTGGACCGGTATTTGATGGGCTCCTCGAATTTGCCTTAAGTTCGGCGAAGCGGCAAACCGGAGCATAACGCGAACATAAATGTAGAGCGGGGCGCCCTTTCCGGCGCCTCTTTAGTCCATTATCTGCCCGGGTCCCGCAAAGTACCTGACGCAAGCTTTGAAGGAAGGCCTCACTTTGTGAGGCTTTTTTCAAAATATCAGAAAGGATAAGCTTCGCGCTTATCCTTAACCTGATATTTTTACGAGAAACGGATGCCTTCCTCTTCCAGAGGACGGCGAAGCCGTTTCTTCTTAGCTGCCGGTATTGGCGGCAATCATATATATCGAGAACGGGAAGGGATGGGAAAAATATGAAGCTGATGTTTATTTCCGATATTCACGGTTCGCTGCATTGGTTAAAGAGAGCGCTGGAGAAATACGCCGAGGAGAAGCCGGACGGCCTTGTTATTCTCGGAGACTTTATGTATCACGGTCCGCGCAATCCGCTGCCGGAGGGCTATGACCCGCAGGGCGTGGCGAAAGAGCTGAATGCGTACAAGCGGCATATCACGGCCGTGCGGGGCAACTGCGACGCCGAGGTGGACCAGATGCTGCTCGATTTTCCGATGATGGGCGATTATACGCAAATTTGGTATGAAGGCAGACGCATTTACGTCACGCACGGACACGGCTTCAGCATCGAGAGCCTGCCCGAACTGAACGAAGGGGATATTTTTATTCAGGGGCACACCCATGTTCCCGTGGCTGACATCAAAGAAGGCGTTTATGTGCTGAATCCCGGCTCCATCTCGCTCCCGAAAGAAAACAACCCCAATTCCTACGCCGTGCTGGAGGGCGGGGAGTTTACCGTCAAAAGCTTTACCGGAGAGAGCGTGAAGTCGATCCGGATTTCCTGATTCTATTTAAAAAGAAGCCCGCCTCCGCGGGCCTCTGTAAGAAGCCGGGCGCATGCGTCCGGCTTTTTTGGAAATATCAGAAAGTATAAGCTTCGCGCTTATCCTTAACCTGATATTTTTACGAAAAACGGATGCCATCCTCTTCCAGAGGACGGCGCAGCCGTTTCTTCTTACCTGAATCGGATGTTTCGCTAAGCTGACGTTCCGCTGCCTTAAAATGCCGGATTGCTGTCTTCCCCCGAGGAATTGAGCCCGGGTTGATATTATTGTATTATGGGTAAGGAATGCAGAAGAGATGTGTTCCTTAAACTATTGTAAAGCGGGCTAAAATCATGAATCCTAAAGATTTCAATTATAGCATGCCGCCCGAATGGGCGGAGCATGAGCGCACGTTTATTTCCTGGCCGGTGCAGGCGTCCATGTGTTTTCCGGACGATCATGAGTCCGTATGCCAGGGATATGCGGATATTATCCGGGCAATCGCCGAATTCGAACCGGTGACGGTTGTTGTGAATCCGGACGAGCAGGAGGCCGTCATGCGCCTCGTATTCGGGCCGGGCATCACGTTTCTGCCGATCGAGCACAGCGACGCCTGGCTGCGGGACAACGGACCGACCTTTGTCGTGAACGGCGACGGGCAGCTTGCCGGGGTTAACTGGAAATTTAACGCCTGGGGCGGTAAATATTCACCCTGGGACCTCGACGATAAGGTCGCACCGCAAATCATCGAGAAAGTGAAGGTTACACGGTTCGATGCGCCGATCGTGATGGAAGGAGGCTCCTTTCATACCGATGGAGAGGGCACGCTGATTACGACCGAGGAATGTCTGCTGAATCCGAACCGCAATCCGGGCCTGGGCCGGGGAGATATTGAAGAGTATCTTCGCCAGTATACCGGGGCGGAGAAGATCATTTGGCTGAAGCGCGGACTAAGCGGCGACGAGACCGACGGGCATGTCGACAATATCGCCTGCTTCGCGTCACCCGGCAAGGTTATCATTCAGGTGTGCGATGACCCGCAGGATGAGAATTATGAGATTACTGCAGAGAATCTGCGTATTTTGGAGAACGCAACAGACGCCAAGGGCCGGAAACTGGAGATCGTCAAAATCCAGCAGCCGCCGCGCGCCGATCATGAGGGCAGCCGGCTGACACTCAGCTACCTGAATTTCTATTTTGTCAACGGCGGGATTATCCTGCCCGTATTCGGCGCGCCCGAAACGGATGCGTTGGCCGAGCTGGCCCTGACGCGTCTTTTTCCGGACCGGAGAATCCGCACTGTTGACGGGATGGCGGTCATCCGCGAAGGCGGGAACGTCCACTGCACGACGCAGCAAATGCCGGCCAAGGCAAGTCAATAAGGCAACAAGGAGGACATAAGCTTGAGAAAAGTAAAAGTAGCCGCGACGCAGATGAGCTGCTCCGGCAGCATTGATGAAAATATCGCCAAAGCCGATAAGCTGGTTCGGGAGGTGGCCGCGCAGGGAGCGCAGATTATTCTGCTGCAAGAGCTGTTCGAGACGCCGTATTTCTGCCAGAAGGAAAAATCGGATTACTATGAATATGCGACTGAACTGGAGCAGAACAAAGCCGTAAACCATTTCAAAGAGGTGGCGAAAGAGCTTAAGGTTGTGCTTCCGATCAGTTTCTACGAGAAGAAAAACTATGCGCGTTACAATTCCCTGGCCGTGATCGACGCCGACGGAAGCGTTCTTGGCAAATACCGCAAGAGCCACATTCCGGACGGCCCCGGCTATGAGGAGAAGTTTTATTTCAACCCCGGAGACACCGGATTCAAAGTATGGAACACCCGCTACGCCAAAATCGGGGTGGGCGTATGCTGGGATCAATGGTACCCGGAAGCGGCGCGCGTCATGACACTCATGGGTGCGGAGATACTGTTTTATCCGACGGCAATCGGCTCCGAACCGCAAGACAGCGCCATCGACTCGAAGGATCACTGGCAGATGTGCATGCTCGGCCACGCCGCGGCGAACCTGATTCCCGTGGTGGCGTCCAACCGGATCGGGCGTGAAGAGGACGAAGAGTCGAGCATCAACTTTTACGGTTCCTCGTTCATCGCCGGTCCCCAGGGCAACAAAGTTGCCGAGGCCGGACGGGGCGAAGAGACCGTGCTGGTCGGCGAGTTCGATCTGGACGAACTGGAGACGGGGCGGATCGAATGGGGCATTTTCCGCGACCGCCGTCCGGAGCTGTATCGACTGATCGCTTCCTATGACGGGGATCTGACCTTTTAACAGGCGCCTAAGATATTGAATAACATGAGCACTGACCCAGGGAACGGAAACCTGACAGTGCTCTTTTTTACAAAAGGTTGGACTCTGCGGGCCGAATTCGGAAAAACGCTTCTGCGAGGCCATAAGTCCCGAAATTGTAGATGTTACAAACTTCCGATAATTATGTGATATAACATAACACAAGAGGGAAAACATAATTGTCATCTACGCTTTAATCTGTTAAAATCTCTTTATGCTATTGATAATTTCGCAGGGGGATTGAGAGATGAAAAGCAGAAATAAATGGGTCATGTCAGCTTTGGTCGCGATGCTGGTAGTGATCATCGCCGGATGCGGATCGGACAACGCAAGTTCCGGCAGCAATGGCGAAACAGTAGTCAAGTTCGCGAGCGACGCTACCTATGCACCTATGGAATATATGGATAAGGATACGATCAAGGGCTTCGATATTGATTTTATCGATGCGGTCATGAAAGAAGCGGGAATGAAATACGAAGTGGTCAACACCGGCTGGGATACGATGCTTGAGAGCGTCAAGCAGGGCACGGAGTACCAGGCTGGCTTGTCCGCGGTATCCATTACCGACGACCGCAAGCAGACGTATGATTTCTCCGTTCCTTATTTTGAATCGACCAACATGATTATGGTTAAAGAAGGCAGCGACATCAAGAGCGCGCTGGATCTGAAGGAGAAGACCGTGGCTGTGCAGACCGCCACTACCGCCGATGAGCTGATGAGCAAGATTATGGGCGTGGGCAACACGAAGCTGAAGCGCTTTGACAGCAATGCGGTAGCGATGTTGGAACTGGACAACGGCGGGGCGGACGCAGTGGTGGCCGATATCGCGATCGTTCGGGAGTATATCAAGAACAATCCGGACATGAAACTGGTCGGCATCACGGATACGCCGAATTTCGGCTCCGAGTATTACGGCATTCTGTTTCCGAAGGGCAGTGAACTTAAAGCGAAGCTGGACCCTGCGATCCAAAAGGTAGTTGACAACGGCAAGTACGAGGAAATCTACAAAAAATGGTTCGGTGAAGCTCCCGACCTGACGAACCTGAAGAACGCACAGTAAGCAAGGCAAGCAAAGCAAGCATGCGTAATGAATACTATTGCGCGTGCTTTGTTTTTTTTCATAGAGAGATAATTTATGGGGAATGGCGGTATCCCGCCTACCCGCGAAAAGAAGAGAAGGGAAGAGAAAGATGGATTTCAATTTCGACATCATTGGAGGATATTTGCCCTTATTCTTGAGGGGAACCTTATATACGGTCGGCTTTTCGATCGCCTCGATCATCCTTGGTTCCATTTTTGGACTGGGCATCGGCTTCGGCAGAATGCTGAAAAGTCCGCTCTGGCGCTGGCCTTTCCTGGCCTACATCAATTTCTTCCGGGGCACGCCGCTGTATGTCCAGATCCTGATTGTGCATTTCGGGGTGGTTCCAACCCTTTTTGGAAGCACCAATGCGCTGATCTCCGGTGTCGTTGCGCTGTCGCTCAACTCGGCAGCCTATACGGCGGAAATTTTCCGGGCGGGCATTCAATCGGTTGATCCCGGACAGCGTGAGGCGGCGCTGTCGCTCGGCATGACCGGAAGGCAGTCGATGCGGTTCGTGGTGCTGCCGCAGGCTGTTAAGCGGATGGTACCGGCATTTGGCAACGAATTCATTGTGCTGGTGAAGGACTCCTCGCTGCTGGCGCTCGTCGCCGCCCCCGAAATCATGTATTGGAGTAACACGATGAAAGGCCAGTACATGCGGATATGGGAGCCTTATTTGACGGCGGCGGTCATTTACTTTGTTCTCACCTATTCGCTTAGCAAGCTGCTGTCCTATATCGAACGGAGGATATAACCAAATGGAACCGATCATTTCCGTCAGACATCTGAGCAAGGCATTTGGGAGCCACACCGTGCTCGGCGATATCAGCATTGATATCAACAGCCGTGAGGTTGTCGTTGTAATCGGGCCTTCGGGTTCCGGCAAATCAACCTTTCTGCGCTGCCTGAATCTGTTGGAGCAGCCGCAGCGGGGTGACATCGTCATTGAAGGCGTCAATCTGATGGACACAAAAACGCGGATTAACGAGGTGCGGACCGAGGTTGGCATGGTGTTCCAGCAGTTCAACCTGTTCCCGCACAAGAAAGTCATTGAGAATATTATGCTGGCGCCGGTTCAGGTACGCAAGTGGCCGGAGGAGCGGGCCCG
This region of Paenibacillus sp. URB8-2 genomic DNA includes:
- a CDS encoding basic amino acid ABC transporter substrate-binding protein, translated to MKSRNKWVMSALVAMLVVIIAGCGSDNASSGSNGETVVKFASDATYAPMEYMDKDTIKGFDIDFIDAVMKEAGMKYEVVNTGWDTMLESVKQGTEYQAGLSAVSITDDRKQTYDFSVPYFESTNMIMVKEGSDIKSALDLKEKTVAVQTATTADELMSKIMGVGNTKLKRFDSNAVAMLELDNGGADAVVADIAIVREYIKNNPDMKLVGITDTPNFGSEYYGILFPKGSELKAKLDPAIQKVVDNGKYEEIYKKWFGEAPDLTNLKNAQ
- the aguB gene encoding N-carbamoylputrescine amidase, with the translated sequence MRKVKVAATQMSCSGSIDENIAKADKLVREVAAQGAQIILLQELFETPYFCQKEKSDYYEYATELEQNKAVNHFKEVAKELKVVLPISFYEKKNYARYNSLAVIDADGSVLGKYRKSHIPDGPGYEEKFYFNPGDTGFKVWNTRYAKIGVGVCWDQWYPEAARVMTLMGAEILFYPTAIGSEPQDSAIDSKDHWQMCMLGHAAANLIPVVASNRIGREEDEESSINFYGSSFIAGPQGNKVAEAGRGEETVLVGEFDLDELETGRIEWGIFRDRRPELYRLIASYDGDLTF
- a CDS encoding glutamate synthase subunit beta, with the translated sequence MGKSTGFLEYQRVTPSECEALERIKNWNEFSVPMEEEKLREQAARCMDCGTPFCHVGRLLSGMASGCPLHNLIPEWNDMVYKGNWEVALKRLQKSNNFPEFTSRVCPSPCEGACTVGMNGLPVTIRSIEKAIVDKGFEEGWIKPEPPLTRTGKSVAVVGSGPSGLACAAQLNKAGHTVTVYERADRIGGLLTYGIPNMKLDKKKVQRRVDLLEAEGITFVTGTEIGKDISAEELKAKHDAVVLCAGSTKARDLQAEGRELSGIYQAMEFLTLNTKSLLDSELADGEYLSAAGKDVVVIGGGDTGTDCVATSLRHGCKSVVQLEIMPQAPLTRQPNNPWPEYPKVLKVDYGQVEAKAVYQEDPRRYLVSTKRFVGDENGHVKELHTVRLEWVRNEEGRMVPREVPGSEEVIPAQLVLLALGFTGPEETVASQLGLELDERSNIKAEYGVHSTNVEGVFAAGDMRRGQSLVVWAISEGRQAAREVDRYLMGSSNLP
- a CDS encoding agmatine deiminase family protein, with the protein product MNPKDFNYSMPPEWAEHERTFISWPVQASMCFPDDHESVCQGYADIIRAIAEFEPVTVVVNPDEQEAVMRLVFGPGITFLPIEHSDAWLRDNGPTFVVNGDGQLAGVNWKFNAWGGKYSPWDLDDKVAPQIIEKVKVTRFDAPIVMEGGSFHTDGEGTLITTEECLLNPNRNPGLGRGDIEEYLRQYTGAEKIIWLKRGLSGDETDGHVDNIACFASPGKVIIQVCDDPQDENYEITAENLRILENATDAKGRKLEIVKIQQPPRADHEGSRLTLSYLNFYFVNGGIILPVFGAPETDALAELALTRLFPDRRIRTVDGMAVIREGGNVHCTTQQMPAKASQ
- the yfcE gene encoding phosphodiesterase, which translates into the protein MKLMFISDIHGSLHWLKRALEKYAEEKPDGLVILGDFMYHGPRNPLPEGYDPQGVAKELNAYKRHITAVRGNCDAEVDQMLLDFPMMGDYTQIWYEGRRIYVTHGHGFSIESLPELNEGDIFIQGHTHVPVADIKEGVYVLNPGSISLPKENNPNSYAVLEGGEFTVKSFTGESVKSIRIS
- the pulA gene encoding type I pullulanase; this encodes MSVQGERDEPIYYGDPAVTGGVSVFVDGFDDLFSYEGDDLGLSYTPERSAFRLWAPTSQEAQLVLYDSWQGEASAVMPMTRDIGGTWILTVKGDLEGKFYTYRVWIEDRWNEAVDPYARAVGVNGDRGAILDLRKTDPLRWTEDKPPFDDPVDAVIYELHLRDLSVHPAGGIRQKGGFAGLAESGTRGPAGILTGLDHIADLGVTHVQLLPVSDYATESVDETKLGEPHYNWGYDPKNYNVPEGSYATDPFVPGVRIKEFKRLVQTLHDRGLRVIMDVVYNHVYNGYRAHFTKLVPGYYLRYKADGTLSNGSGCGNDCATERQMMSRFIADSVLYWAKEYHIDGFRFDLMGLIDTGTMTEIRRRLDELDPSILTIGEGWVMDTGLAPERRANQHNSSLLPRIGQFNDGFRDAVKGSIFLHHRKGFISGGGGNETGVMAGVAGGISYGPGIGQFAQEPQQCVNYVECHDNHTLWDKLLLSTEGAGDEERRSMHRLASAMVLTSQGIPLLHAGQEFMRTKNGVENSYNSPVELNRLDWERCAERQDDVAYMKRLIALRKEHPAFRLRSAEAIQASLVFERAPGGTVAFTLRNHAGGDSASHIYVLYKANIGEIPVTLPKLGEWQPLLGEQGIVLLNKEQLIVRGIGMTVLAVK
- a CDS encoding amino acid ABC transporter permease — translated: MDFNFDIIGGYLPLFLRGTLYTVGFSIASIILGSIFGLGIGFGRMLKSPLWRWPFLAYINFFRGTPLYVQILIVHFGVVPTLFGSTNALISGVVALSLNSAAYTAEIFRAGIQSVDPGQREAALSLGMTGRQSMRFVVLPQAVKRMVPAFGNEFIVLVKDSSLLALVAAPEIMYWSNTMKGQYMRIWEPYLTAAVIYFVLTYSLSKLLSYIERRI